A single genomic interval of Halobacillus halophilus DSM 2266 harbors:
- a CDS encoding anthranilate synthase component II translates to MILILDNYDSFTYNLVQYFKQIDKNVKVYRNDQISIEGIKSLNPDFIVLSPGPGSPEETGVCQDVLKQFHQSKPILGICLGHQLIVHFFGGTVREGARPMHGKVTKINHDGKTIFRNIPEEVQVTRYHSLHTPPEDIPPMMEVSAASEDGVVMAVRHRTLPIEGIQFHPESIMTDYGYQMLVNAYHSAVSKSSLELEGALQ, encoded by the coding sequence ATGATCTTAATCTTAGATAATTATGATTCATTTACTTATAATCTTGTTCAATATTTTAAACAAATCGATAAAAACGTAAAAGTATATAGAAACGATCAGATATCCATTGAGGGTATCAAAAGCCTTAATCCCGACTTTATTGTTCTGTCGCCCGGCCCCGGGTCACCTGAAGAGACGGGGGTATGCCAGGACGTTCTCAAGCAGTTTCATCAGTCCAAACCCATTCTTGGCATATGTTTAGGTCATCAATTAATCGTTCATTTCTTTGGGGGCACGGTGAGAGAGGGGGCCCGGCCCATGCACGGAAAAGTCACGAAAATCAATCATGACGGGAAGACCATTTTCCGGAACATTCCAGAGGAAGTCCAAGTCACGCGTTACCACTCCCTTCATACCCCACCGGAGGATATTCCTCCTATGATGGAAGTTAGTGCTGCTTCGGAAGATGGCGTAGTGATGGCCGTGAGGCATCGGACACTTCCTATAGAAGGTATTCAATTTCATCCAGAGTCCATCATGACAGATTACGGATATCAGATGCTCGTTAATGCTTATCACTCCGCTGTTTCCAAAAGTAGTCTGGAATTGGAGGGAGCGCTTCAATGA